In one window of candidate division WOR-3 bacterium DNA:
- the rplL gene encoding 50S ribosomal protein L7/L12, which yields MTAKAKKGVDALVEEIGNLSVLELSELVKALQDKFGVTAAAPIQMAAQPAAESDKPAAEEKSEFSVNMTSCGEKKIQVLKVLRELTGLGLKEAKDMIDNLPKVVKEGATKEEAQNMKSKLEEVGAAIELK from the coding sequence ATGACGGCGAAAGCAAAAAAGGGTGTTGATGCCTTGGTCGAGGAAATTGGCAATTTATCAGTACTCGAACTATCAGAGCTCGTTAAAGCGTTGCAGGATAAATTCGGTGTGACAGCTGCTGCTCCTATACAGATGGCGGCACAGCCGGCGGCGGAGTCAGATAAACCTGCAGCCGAAGAGAAATCAGAGTTCTCGGTGAACATGACATCCTGTGGAGAGAAGAAGATCCAGGTTCTGAAAGTTCTACGTGAACTCACCGGCCTTGGGCTAAAAGAGGCAAAGGATATGATCGATAACCTTCCCAAGGTCGTAAAAGAAGGTGCGACAAAAGAAGAGGCGCAAAATATGAAAAGTAAACTCGAGGAGGTTGGTGCGGCTATCGAGTTGAAATAA
- the rplJ gene encoding 50S ribosomal protein L10, protein MPAPKKIEYVEKLRERLKPGKAFYFTDFTGIAVKNLEVLRRELRKNNAGYVVLRNTLGFLAMKEMGFDENRISELFVGPTGIAIAFDDPVVLAKILSNTENLKLKGGIVEGKFFETTEINQLAKIPSKDILYSQLLGSINVIGNFVGTLESIIRDLMYTLEALKDKEVK, encoded by the coding sequence ATGCCTGCACCGAAGAAAATTGAATATGTTGAAAAACTAAGAGAACGTCTCAAACCCGGGAAAGCTTTTTACTTCACCGATTTCACTGGCATTGCTGTTAAAAATCTGGAGGTATTGCGGCGTGAACTGAGAAAAAACAATGCGGGATACGTTGTGCTCAGAAATACCCTCGGTTTTCTGGCAATGAAAGAAATGGGTTTTGACGAAAACAGAATCAGTGAACTCTTTGTTGGTCCAACCGGCATTGCCATTGCATTTGATGACCCGGTAGTCCTGGCTAAAATACTAAGCAACACTGAAAACCTGAAGTTGAAGGGTGGCATTGTCGAAGGGAAGTTCTTTGAAACGACCGAGATAAACCAGCTGGCAAAAATACCATCCAAGGATATTCTATATAGCCAGCTTCTTGGATCAATTAATGTTATCGGAAATTTCGTAGGGACTTTGGAGTCCATAATTAGAGATTTGATGTATACCCTTGAAGCGCTAAAAGATAAGGAGGTAAAATGA